A single Brevundimonas sp. M20 DNA region contains:
- a CDS encoding DEAD/DEAH box helicase, producing the protein MSKTTFDSMGLNPALLTALKAEGYETPTPIQQKSIPDVMLGKDLLGIAQTGTGKTAAFALPILHRLAANRVAPVPRTTRCLVLSPTRELATQIAESFKAYGKHLGFRVAVIFGGVKYGGQERSLNQGLDILVAAPGRLLDHIQQKNLDLSATEIFVLDEADQMLDLGFIKPIRQIVSRMPAKRQNLFFSATMPTEIGKLAGELLKEPVKVQVTPQSTTVERINQSVIHIEQGRKRALLTEMFADPEYTRCLVFTKTKHGADKVAAYLEAGGVEAGAIHGNKSQPQRERTLAAFKAGKLRVLVATDIAARGIDVDGVSHVVNFELPYVPEAYVHRIGRTARAGKDGSAVSFVAGDEMKLLKDIEKVTRQKIPSSDRRNDKSLALLDQSIMASGVKNKASMPDDGRGDRQQQQRGPRNPRRDGIKLEGGGQPHRVRKAGARDAAARPTPERAFDPMARDRPRNTNNDPRHTSAPPAREPKPVGEMKRRPRRRKPSNGGKGYAAKG; encoded by the coding sequence GTGAGCAAGACCACCTTTGACTCCATGGGCCTGAACCCGGCCCTGCTGACCGCCCTGAAGGCGGAAGGCTATGAGACCCCGACCCCGATCCAGCAGAAATCCATCCCGGACGTGATGCTGGGCAAGGACCTGCTGGGCATCGCCCAGACGGGCACCGGCAAGACCGCCGCCTTCGCCCTGCCGATCCTGCACCGTCTGGCCGCCAACCGCGTCGCGCCTGTGCCGCGCACCACCCGCTGCCTGGTCCTGTCGCCCACGCGCGAACTGGCCACCCAGATCGCTGAAAGCTTCAAGGCCTACGGCAAGCATCTGGGCTTCCGCGTCGCCGTCATCTTCGGCGGCGTGAAGTACGGCGGGCAGGAACGTTCGCTGAACCAGGGCCTCGACATCCTGGTCGCCGCGCCGGGCCGTCTGCTGGACCACATCCAGCAGAAGAACCTGGACCTGTCGGCCACCGAAATCTTCGTGCTGGACGAGGCCGACCAGATGCTGGACCTCGGCTTCATCAAGCCGATCCGCCAGATCGTCAGCCGTATGCCGGCCAAGCGTCAGAACCTGTTCTTCTCGGCCACCATGCCGACGGAGATCGGCAAGCTGGCGGGTGAACTGCTGAAAGAGCCGGTCAAGGTTCAGGTGACGCCGCAGTCGACCACGGTCGAGCGCATCAACCAGTCGGTCATCCACATCGAGCAAGGCCGCAAGCGCGCCCTGCTGACCGAGATGTTCGCCGATCCCGAGTACACGCGCTGCCTGGTCTTCACCAAGACCAAGCACGGCGCCGACAAGGTCGCTGCCTATCTGGAAGCCGGCGGCGTCGAGGCCGGCGCCATCCACGGCAACAAGTCCCAGCCGCAGCGTGAACGCACGCTGGCCGCCTTCAAGGCCGGCAAGCTGCGCGTGCTGGTCGCCACCGACATCGCCGCGCGCGGCATCGACGTGGACGGCGTGTCGCACGTCGTGAACTTCGAGCTGCCCTATGTGCCGGAAGCCTATGTCCACCGCATCGGCCGGACGGCCCGCGCGGGCAAGGACGGTTCGGCCGTCAGCTTCGTCGCCGGCGACGAGATGAAGCTGCTGAAGGACATCGAGAAGGTCACGCGTCAGAAGATTCCGTCGAGCGACCGCCGCAACGACAAGTCGCTGGCCCTGCTGGACCAGTCGATCATGGCGTCGGGCGTGAAGAACAAGGCCTCGATGCCGGATGACGGTCGTGGGGATCGCCAGCAGCAGCAACGTGGCCCGCGCAACCCGCGTCGCGACGGCATCAAGCTGGAAGGCGGCGGCCAGCCGCACCGCGTCCGCAAGGCCGGCGCCCGCGACGCCGCCGCTCGCCCGACCCCGGAACGCGCCTTCGATCCGATGGCCCGCGACCGGCCGCGCAACACCAACAACGACCCGCGCCACACCTCGGCCCCGCCGGCCCGGGAGCCGAAGCCGGTCGGTGAGATGAAGCGTCGCCCGCGTCGCCGCAAGCCGTCGAACGGCGGCAAGGGCTACGCCGCCAAGGGCTGA
- a CDS encoding DUF1345 domain-containing protein → MNWFRLHWPLTLLVLIAASGVLWPVPGGWPSKVALAWDIGVGLFLLESAVKVLRTRSADAIRKRASALDEAGPAILPLALIAAVGSVVVVVGEAASGGGGPAVLALVTVALSWLFVHVIFAFHYAHVFYSPGDKGDRGGLLFPGDDPEPDYWDFLHFSLVIGVASQTADVQITDRGIRRTSTVHSLTAFVFNTVVVALTVNMAVGLLS, encoded by the coding sequence ATGAACTGGTTCCGCCTTCACTGGCCGCTGACCCTGCTGGTCCTGATCGCCGCGTCGGGTGTGTTGTGGCCCGTGCCCGGCGGTTGGCCGTCGAAGGTGGCGCTGGCGTGGGACATCGGGGTCGGGCTGTTCCTGCTGGAGAGTGCGGTGAAGGTGCTGCGCACCCGGTCGGCCGACGCCATCCGCAAGCGGGCGTCGGCGCTGGATGAAGCCGGTCCGGCCATCCTGCCGCTGGCGCTGATCGCGGCGGTCGGCAGCGTGGTCGTCGTGGTCGGCGAGGCGGCCAGCGGAGGCGGCGGTCCGGCGGTGCTGGCGCTGGTGACGGTCGCCCTGTCGTGGCTGTTCGTCCACGTCATCTTCGCCTTCCACTACGCGCACGTCTTCTATTCGCCGGGGGATAAGGGCGACCGGGGCGGGCTGCTGTTTCCCGGCGACGACCCCGAGCCGGACTACTGGGACTTCCTGCATTTCTCGCTGGTCATCGGCGTGGCGTCGCAGACGGCGGACGTGCAGATCACCGACCGGGGCATCCGCCGGACCTCGACCGTGCACAGCCTGACGGCCTTCGTCTTCAACACCGTGGTGGTGGCCCTGACAGTCAATATGGCGGTAGGATTGCTCAGCTGA